The Micrococcales bacterium genome includes a window with the following:
- a CDS encoding helix-turn-helix transcriptional regulator, whose product MTRTLADLDQVRPVDADALAASVASLRERQRAWQLKELRAQAGLTQAEMARVMNVGQNRVSQIESGGADHSRLETLRKYAEALGGQLFVEIAVGEKRYHIAGT is encoded by the coding sequence ATGACAAGAACACTCGCCGACCTGGACCAGGTCCGACCGGTGGATGCTGATGCGCTTGCCGCCTCGGTCGCTAGTTTGCGCGAACGTCAGCGGGCTTGGCAACTGAAGGAGCTGCGCGCCCAGGCTGGATTGACTCAGGCAGAAATGGCGCGAGTGATGAACGTGGGGCAGAATCGCGTGTCGCAAATCGAATCTGGCGGTGCCGACCATTCGCGCCTGGAGACGCTGCGCAAATACGCCGAAGCTCTTGGAGGGCAACTGTTCGTCGAAATTGCCGTGGGCGAAAAGCGGTATCACATCGCTGGCACCTGA